The genomic region TATGCTAGCGAAGTTTGCACCCTCTTCAGGAATGATCTGAGCATTTGCTACCAGTGGCTGGTCAATAGGCTGACCGATCTGAGAGAGAAGCTTGACATGAACATCGCTGAGCTCATCAACTGCACTTACTACATCTCTTGCCATCTGTGTTGCAAGCAGGTTGTAGATCTTACCAATGTGGTTGATCGGGTTCTTACCGCTTGTCGCTTCCATGCTCATTGGCCTGCTTGGGGTAATAAGACCGTTGGAACGGTTTCCACGTCCTACTGAACCATCGTCACCCATCTCTGCAGAGGTACCTGTAACAGTAAGGAAAACACACTCGCAACCGCCTTTGACATCATCTGCGGTATTGAGGTGAGCATAGACATTCCTCTCGGTGTACTTGGTAGCAAGGTCAAGGACGTATTCGGTCATCTCTTCCTTTGCATTGATGTAATGGTCCATATCATCGATGTGCTTGCCCACCATACCACAGCAGATGGTCAGAGAGATATCGTCTTTGTCCCTAAGACCCATGACCTTGATATCCTCACCGATTCCGGGGATCTTCTTCTTTTTGAGATCTGTGAGAAGCTGCCTCTCTGTGTTATAAACGATCTGCTCAAGTTCTGAGAAAGGAGCATGCCCCACACCAAATGATGTGTCGTTTGCCATAGGTACGTGGTCCCTGTGGAAAACATCCCGGAGGTCAGAGGAACCGGTTCCAAGCTTACAGTCAATGATCATGTCACGTTCCATGTCCATATCAACAATGGTGTTCCTCACATAGTCGCGTGCAGCTTCAAGAGCTACTGCCTCAACAGGGATCT from Methanococcoides sp. LMO-2 harbors:
- a CDS encoding methionine adenosyltransferase yields the protein MIRNIKVEHLHETPIEKQEIELVERKGIGHPDSISDGLAEAVSRALCKEYIDKCGTVLHHNTDETQIVAGRSKPEFGGGEVIKPIYTLLVGRATKSFDGMEIPVEAVALEAARDYVRNTIVDMDMERDMIIDCKLGTGSSDLRDVFHRDHVPMANDTSFGVGHAPFSELEQIVYNTERQLLTDLKKKKIPGIGEDIKVMGLRDKDDISLTICCGMVGKHIDDMDHYINAKEEMTEYVLDLATKYTERNVYAHLNTADDVKGGCECVFLTVTGTSAEMGDDGSVGRGNRSNGLITPSRPMSMEATSGKNPINHIGKIYNLLATQMARDVVSAVDELSDVHVKLLSQIGQPIDQPLVANAQIIPEEGANFASIRSEAEVVIDDWLENITKITDMVVKGELDTF